A segment of the Acidobacteriota bacterium genome:
TGCTGAGGGCCGCGGCAGCCAGCGCAGCTCGAGGGGCACGCTTTAGTCCGACATTATTGTCGGGACAGCCCGTCAAGGTTTCGGGCGTTATCACTTACAATTTCGTTCCATAAGCGGACGACCTTAACGGAAGGGAACGGTTGAGCCGTTCCCTTCGATAAAAAGTTTACGCAATTATCAGATTAAGTTTTCGATTTCTTTGGAGGAAAAATCATGACATTTCTTGGCAGCCTGGTCGCATCAGACATCTCGGGCTTGTTTCTAATGCTTACCGGCGAGGGCGTTTCGTTCGGTATTTACGATATCGCAAAGAGCCTTACAATTCCCGGCTGGGGCGTTATCATCACTCTGCTGTTTCAGTCGGTCTACATGATCGCGGTCGGTATCGAACGCTGGCTTACATACAGCAAAGCGAAGGCTCAATCCCGTCAGTATGCACCTAAAGTCGCACAGGCACTTAAGAACAGCAACATTGACGAGGCCATCAACATCGGCGACAAGCACAAAGATTCACATCTCGCGATGGTCGTTTCGTCGGGTTTGAAAGAATTCGCTGCTCATCAGGGCAACACGGATATTTCGGCTGATGAAATGGAAGCTTCGAAGCGTGCTCTTGAGCGAGCGATCGCTGTTAAGACCGCCGAACTCAAACGCGGCCTCTCGGGACTCGCAACTGTCGGTTCGACCGCTCCGTTCGTCGGACTGTTCGGTACGGTCGTCGGTATCATCGGTGCTTTCCAGGCTCTTAAAACCAACGAATCAGCCGGTATCGGTGCGGTTGGTGGTGCTATCGCCGAAGCTCTCGTCGCTACCGCTTTTGGTATCCTCGTGGCAATTCCGGCCGTTTGGCTCTTCAACTACTTCACAAGCAAGGTAACGAGCTTTGGTGTGGAAATGGAGAACTCGGCTTCGGAACTGGTTGACTACTTTATTAAACAGCGTGCAAAGTCACTACGCGGCTAATTGCTTCGTAGTGATCTTTGACAGTTCAGGAGATTTACTGCCATGGGTGCACAAATAGGTGGATCATCCGAATACAATTCGGATATTAACGTTACTCCGATGGTTGACGTGATGTTGGTGCTGCTGATCATTTTCATGATCGTGACACCGCTGCTCCAA
Coding sequences within it:
- a CDS encoding MotA/TolQ/ExbB proton channel family protein; protein product: MLTGEGVSFGIYDIAKSLTIPGWGVIITLLFQSVYMIAVGIERWLTYSKAKAQSRQYAPKVAQALKNSNIDEAINIGDKHKDSHLAMVVSSGLKEFAAHQGNTDISADEMEASKRALERAIAVKTAELKRGLSGLATVGSTAPFVGLFGTVVGIIGAFQALKTNESAGIGAVGGAIAEALVATAFGILVAIPAVWLFNYFTSKVTSFGVEMENSASELVDYFIKQRAKSLRG